The Candidatus Saccharibacteria bacterium sequence CTTCGTGACCGCGCCATAAAAGGCGACACCATGGGTGCGCGTATGAAAACCGCAAAAGATACCTGGAGCAATGCCAATGCAGTCTGGACAGCGCACAAGCTACGCAATCAAATTGCACACGAGTCGGATGTTCGCGTTGACTACGACGAAGCGCGCCGTGCACTTTCTGCGTTCAAACAGGCTTTGAAAGATATAGGAGCAATCTAATGGCTACTGAAGAAATGCTAAAAAAATACGATATGACAATCGGTATAGAATGTCATGTACAGCTTGCAACCGACACGAAACTATTTAGCGGTGCCGATAACGACGCCCGCGACAAATCGCCAAACAGTGTCGTGAGCCCGATTGACTATGGCTTGCCTGGCATGCTGCCGGTTCTTAACCGCAAGGCGGTTGATTTGGCTATTAAAGCCGGTAAAGCGTTGAATGCCAAGATTGCCAATGTTAGCCGTTTTGACCGCAAGCACTATTTTTATCCTGATCTTCCAAAGGGATACCAGACAACACAGATGTATCACCCGATTATCCTTGCCGGGTTTATCGATGCGCCACTAGAAGATGGTAGTACGACGCGTGTTCGTATTCACCATGCGCACATGGAAGAAGATGCAGGAAAGCTGACACACTATGGCGACTACAGTTTAGTCGACCTTAACCGAGCCGGAACGCCGCTTATCGAGATCGTGTCTGAGCCCGATATTCACTCGCCACAAGAGGCAAAGGCCTACGCAGCTGAGCTTCATCGATTGATGACGTATGCTGGTGTAACACGTGGTGATTTATACCATGGAAACATGCGTTTTGACGTTAACATTTCTATTGCGCCAAAAGGTGCCTCCGAGCTTGGCAAACGGGCCGAGGTAAAAAACCTCAACTCGTTTAGGAGTGTCGAGAAAGCAGCCGAGTACGAATTTCATCGTCAGGTTGAGTTGGTTGAAAAGGGCGAGCGTGTTGTTCAGGAGACTCGTGGATGGGATGATGCAAAGCAGACGACAAGCAGCCAGCGCTCAAAAGAGGACGCTCAGGATTACCGTTATATGCCAGACGCCGATATTCCACCAATTGTTCTAAGTAACGAAGAAATTGCCGAAATTCAGGCAACCGTTCCAATGCTTCCGCCGGAATACCGCGATAAATGGTCAACGCTTGAATTAGACCGCTCTGTTGTTGATTCACTGCTTTCGACCCGCGAATACGCCAGTGTTGTTACGTACATTCAAGAAAAATCTGGCAATAGCGTAGCGAAGCGTGTTGCGCACTGGTTTGCAAGCGCTCTTGGCGGTCGCAGCGATGAAGAAACGGGCATTGGTGAAGTTGTTGGCGACATTTCGCCCGAGGGCTTTATTGAACTTGCAAAAATGGTAGAAGCCAATGAGCTCAGCAGCACAGCCGCTAAAGAGATATTTATCGAACTGCTTGCAAGCGACAAATCACCTCGCGAAATTGCCGAGGCGAAGAACCTACTGCAGGTAAGTGACGAGTCTGCAATTGCAGCGATTGTCGACGAAGTGCTGGCCGATCCAGCAAGCGCGCAGTCTATTGCGGATATCCGCGAAGGAAAAGACAAGGCGATCGGCTACCTTGTTGGTCAAATTATGAAAAAATCCCAGGGCAAGGCAAACCCTGCTCTGGCGCAAAAACTAATACGCGAGCGGCTATAGCTGCCCGCGTATTAGTTTCGATGATGCCGTACATTCTTAATATTGCATAAAGGAGGAATAAGATGAAACAACCAACAAAAGCGATTATTGCAGCAGCGGGCTTTGGCACGCGTTTTTTGCCACAAACAAAGGCAATGCCAAAAGAAATGATACCGCTTATCGACAAGCCGATTATTCAGTATGTTGTTGAGGAGCTGGTTGAGGCTGGAATTAAGGATATTATTATCGTTGGAAGCAGCAACAAACGTGCGATTGAAGATCACTTTGATGTTCCAAACCAGGATCTTTTAGCGAACTTGCGCGCGGGTGGTCCTAAAAAACAGCACTATATCGATGAGCTTGAGCGCCTATCGAACCTCGCGAACTTTATTTACGTACGTCAAAAAGGTCCATACGGCAATGCGACGCCGCTTATGAGCGCAGCACACCTTATTGGCAAAGACGAATCGTTTATTTATACATGGGCAGATGATTTTATCGTTGCGTCTCCAAGTCGCTTTCAGCAGATGATAAATGTCCATACGCAAAACAACGGCGGAGCTGTTCTGTCGTGTAAAAAGGTGGTTGTAGACAGTGAATACGACCGTTATGGAATCGCCGCGGGCGAAACCGTAGAAGATGGTCTTATTAAGATATCGAGTATCGTTGAGAAGCCTGGCAAAGAGAACGCGCCTTCGGATCTTGCGTCGGTCAGTAGTTATCTTTTGAATGGACAGTTCTTCGACTACTTGGAGCCAGCGTTTCAGGAATTTGATGGTACTGGTGAATTTACATTCCAGCCAATTATGCAAAAAATGATTAACGAAGGTCATGAATATTTTGCGTACGAAGTACAAAATGGAAGTTATTACGACACTGGCGACAAGCTTGAATACCTAAAGACTGTGATTGATTTTGGGCTTGCGCACGAAGAGCTGGGCGCTGATCTTTTGGCTCATATTAAAACAAAGCTCAAATAATTTTATAAGTGTGATTTTGCGCAATAGCACCAAGATCGGTACAATAGAAAGTACTAACATTCTAAATAGGAGGTAGTATATGGGTTGGATTGGATGGATTATATTGGGTGGACTTGCGGGGCTTGTCGCTAATATGATCATGAAAGAAGAGGGTGGTCTATTTAAGAACATTATTCTTGGTGTTGTCGGTGGGCTTGTTGGTGGTGGAATTGTCGACATGCTCGGTGGAACCGGCGTCAATGGGTTCAATATTTACAGCTTTATCGTTGCAGTATTCGGCGCGATGTTGTTGATCTACCTTGGCCGACTTATTAAAAAATAGTCAGATTTTTCTGGCGGATAGGAGAACGAAGTGGACTGGGCACAAATTCTTGTTATATTACTGTCGATCTTTTTAGCAATCTTCCTTTTGCTTGCGATTGTGCTCACAGCGCTACTTATTAAAGTAACGCGGCAAATTAAATCCGTCACTAACTCGGCGCAGCGTACAGCGGAGCATATGGAATCGGCCGTTGCAGGACTTGGTAAAACGATTTCGCCGATGTTTGTTATGGGGATTATTAAAAAGTTTATGAAAAAAGATAAGAAATAGGAGAACCGTATGTCTAAAGGTAAATTTGCACTCGGAGCAGTTATCGGAGCAGTGGCAGGAATTGTTGCGGGAGTACTCTCTGCTCCAAAGAGCGGTAAAGAAACTCGTGCAGATATCAAAGACCGCGCGGCGGAATTAAAGGAGCAAGCGGCTGCAAAGGCGGAAAAGGCTAAAGCTCGCGGCGAATCTGTCGTTGAGGAAGTTAAAGAAAAGGTAGAGCACTACAAAGAGCGCTCCGGCCTAGAAAAGAAGTAACCTATGGCAAAAAAGAGTATCGCTAAAAAAGCAGCCGATCAGTTTAAGACAGATAATGAACGAGGCTCTCGGCTTGCGCTTATCGAAGATCTCTTCTATGACTTTAATCGTAACCGTGTCGAAGTTTACAAGATGAACTTTATACGGGGAATTTTCTTTGGTCTAGGTAGTATCCTGGGTGGCACGGTGGTGATTGCACTGCTTGCATGGATCCTTAGCTTCTTTGTTGAGATTCCAGGAATAGGCGATTCTATTCAGCAGGTTCAAGATTCGATTCAAAGCGATAAAAAATAATCTCTCGTTGTAAACAAAACGCCCCCTAGACATTAAAATCTTGCTATACTAGATATAACTATGGGGGTAGAAACGAAAGAAAAGCTGGCAACAGGGTTGC is a genomic window containing:
- the gatB gene encoding Asp-tRNA(Asn)/Glu-tRNA(Gln) amidotransferase subunit GatB; the encoded protein is MLKKYDMTIGIECHVQLATDTKLFSGADNDARDKSPNSVVSPIDYGLPGMLPVLNRKAVDLAIKAGKALNAKIANVSRFDRKHYFYPDLPKGYQTTQMYHPIILAGFIDAPLEDGSTTRVRIHHAHMEEDAGKLTHYGDYSLVDLNRAGTPLIEIVSEPDIHSPQEAKAYAAELHRLMTYAGVTRGDLYHGNMRFDVNISIAPKGASELGKRAEVKNLNSFRSVEKAAEYEFHRQVELVEKGERVVQETRGWDDAKQTTSSQRSKEDAQDYRYMPDADIPPIVLSNEEIAEIQATVPMLPPEYRDKWSTLELDRSVVDSLLSTREYASVVTYIQEKSGNSVAKRVAHWFASALGGRSDEETGIGEVVGDISPEGFIELAKMVEANELSSTAAKEIFIELLASDKSPREIAEAKNLLQVSDESAIAAIVDEVLADPASAQSIADIREGKDKAIGYLVGQIMKKSQGKANPALAQKLIRERL
- a CDS encoding NTP transferase domain-containing protein, with the translated sequence MKQPTKAIIAAAGFGTRFLPQTKAMPKEMIPLIDKPIIQYVVEELVEAGIKDIIIVGSSNKRAIEDHFDVPNQDLLANLRAGGPKKQHYIDELERLSNLANFIYVRQKGPYGNATPLMSAAHLIGKDESFIYTWADDFIVASPSRFQQMINVHTQNNGGAVLSCKKVVVDSEYDRYGIAAGETVEDGLIKISSIVEKPGKENAPSDLASVSSYLLNGQFFDYLEPAFQEFDGTGEFTFQPIMQKMINEGHEYFAYEVQNGSYYDTGDKLEYLKTVIDFGLAHEELGADLLAHIKTKLK
- a CDS encoding GlsB/YeaQ/YmgE family stress response membrane protein, with protein sequence MGWIGWIILGGLAGLVANMIMKEEGGLFKNIILGVVGGLVGGGIVDMLGGTGVNGFNIYSFIVAVFGAMLLIYLGRLIKK
- a CDS encoding YtxH domain-containing protein; protein product: MSKGKFALGAVIGAVAGIVAGVLSAPKSGKETRADIKDRAAELKEQAAAKAEKAKARGESVVEEVKEKVEHYKERSGLEKK